A single region of the Geobacillus subterraneus genome encodes:
- the ssb gene encoding single-stranded DNA-binding protein, whose amino-acid sequence MINRVILVGRLTKDPELRYTPSGVAVATFTLAVNRPFTNQQGEREADFIQCVVWRRQAENVANFLKKGSLAGVDGRLQTRSYENQEGRRVYVTEVVADNVQFLEPKGSNEQRGAAAGGYYGDPFPFGQDQNHRYPNEKGFGRIDEDPFANDGQPIDISDDDLPF is encoded by the coding sequence ATGATTAACCGTGTCATCTTAGTCGGCAGGTTAACGAAAGATCCGGAGTTGCGCTACACTCCAAGCGGAGTGGCTGTTGCCACGTTTACGCTCGCGGTCAACCGCCCGTTCACGAACCAGCAGGGCGAGCGGGAAGCCGATTTTATCCAATGCGTCGTTTGGCGTCGCCAGGCGGAAAACGTCGCCAACTTCTTGAAAAAAGGAAGCTTGGCCGGGGTGGACGGCCGGCTGCAAACCCGCAGCTATGAAAACCAAGAAGGCCGGCGCGTGTATGTGACGGAAGTGGTGGCTGATAACGTCCAATTTCTTGAGCCAAAAGGAAGCAACGAGCAACGAGGGGCAGCAGCGGGCGGCTACTATGGGGATCCATTCCCATTCGGACAAGATCAGAACCACCGATATCCGAATGAAAAAGGGTTTGGCCGCATCGATGAAGATCCTTTCGCCAATGACGGCCAGCCGATCGATATTTCTGACGATGATTTGCCGTTTTAA